The Mytilus trossulus isolate FHL-02 chromosome 3, PNRI_Mtr1.1.1.hap1, whole genome shotgun sequence genome contains a region encoding:
- the LOC134710782 gene encoding E3 ubiquitin-protein ligase TRIM39-like gives MSEFTLCGPCGYAKENKSAKKWCTVCEEGLCADCEKVHKSIKSSRNHRLISIEDYRQIKDISVNLDCQDHDKQLELYCKTHDIAVCLGCIPFHHMTCPDVIPLDQAAKNVKRSVALADLEDTFSSTLQNLQQIITDCVSAMELLNDQRQDIKNTINDTRARIMKKLDDLQTKLLLELDKTYGNCKSDNDKFLTRLKNCERDLSCWRKRTKQLKLFASEV, from the coding sequence ATGTCGGAATTTACTCTTTGTGGTCCCTGTGGTTATGCTAAAGAGAATAAAAGCGCAAAGAAATGGTGTACAGTTTGTGAAGAGGGATTATGCGCAGATTGTGAAAAGGTTCACAAATCTATAAAATCATCACGAAATCACAGGCTTATATCAATCGAAGACTACCgacaaataaaagatatttctgTCAATCTTGACTGTCAGGATCACGATAAGCAACTTGAACTGTACTGTAAAACACATGATATTGCAGTTTGTTTAGGTTGCATTCCATTTCATCACATGACATGCCCTGATGTCATTCCTTTAGATCAAGCTGCTAAAAATGTTAAACGTTCAGTTGCATTGGCTGATTTAGAGGACACTTTTTCAAGCACGTTACAAAATCTTCAGCAAATCATTACCGATTGTGTTTCGGCTATGGAACTGTTGAATGACCAGAGGCAAGATatcaaaaatacaataaatgatACAAGAGCAAGAATAATGAAAAAGTTGGATGACTTACAGACCAAACTACTCCTTGAATTAGACAAGACATATGGTAATTGTAAATCCGACAATGACAAATTTCTTACTCGTCTTAAAAATTGCGAACGTGATTTAAGTTGTTGGAGAAAAcgaacaaaacaattgaaattattcGCATCCGAAGTGTAG
- the LOC134710778 gene encoding uncharacterized protein LOC134710778 produces MAEENRNGDISPVEEDTLEDSSREGQKPPSSSSVVTKKKRKSRSKYSELEDKWNTKFGNLNSKLDSMFDLLKGELTARHVQTSTANGDNINTSDNSLSQRQSSSTSSLSQRQTSKSQSQRPTLRSRDSDNESADDRDDVMSLQPGQNEVLGSGTESDNEGSNDEQLSSKAKKCLFDIFGEDAIAKKTEKKNWLYNG; encoded by the coding sequence ATGGCAGAAGAAAATAGAAACGGAGATATTTCTCCGGTGGAAGAAGATACTTTGGAGGATTCCTCTCGTGAAGGGCAGAAGCCACCTTCATCTTCGTCTGTAGTTACGAAGAAAAAGAGGAAGTCGAGGTCCAAGTATTCAGAGTTAGAAGATAAGTGGAACACAAAGTTCGGAAACTTAAATAGTAAGTTAGATAGCATGTTTGACTTGTTAAAGGGTGAACTaacagctagacatgtacagaCAAGTACCGCAAATGGTGACAATATAAATACGTCTGATAATTCACTGTCACAAAGACAGTCCAGTTCAACTTCAAGTCTGTCACAAAGACAGACGAGTAAAAGTCAGTCACAAAGACCGACACTTAGGTCTAGAGATTCAGATAATGAATCAGCTGATGATCGTGATGATGTAATGTCTTTGCAACCAGGTCAAAACGAAGTTTTGGGTTCAGGGACAGAGTCTGACAATGAAGGCTCTAATGATGAACAGTTGTCAAGTAAGGCaaagaaatgtttatttgatatttttggtgAGGATGCCATTGCCAagaaaacagagaaaaaaaattggcttTACAATGGATGA
- the LOC134710781 gene encoding uncharacterized protein LOC134710781 — translation MESLEYGFETQICNQSSPHCGGKKCSSRSTEQDQSKTNRMVSEQGSDKQDFLGMGITNNRSVCLGSESQVSSVLCLGSRSNSTDTGCPSNRMGQDVCLCLPSSIPNSESVTTHDRLSMRDDSNSTFLAKTMVVSTVTTTVDSTTPTITSMGKSARTRSGKIKNSSSKSRDIQPDCMANIDKQFKAKGFSENTRKLLSASWRSGTHKDYKCKFRQFSSWCNQWKIDPYVATLEECANFLASLFDKGLKYRTIAGYRSMLSSVLPPVDKTPVGQHPYIIRLLRGVFNSRPPERKLLPEWDLPLVLDMFKKPPFTPMRLASLKHLTWKTAFLIAITTFRRCSDLQALKLGEGSVNIQEKGVTFLRHGLAKQDRAYHDNSKIFIPAFPESKLLDPKRTLYMYLKRTDELRQNGEKQEFKLFLSINKPHKPVTAQTISHWIVKTIKMAYKQNKKQIGKVRGHSTRSIGPSWALFKGVSMKNVLDSADWAKSTTFTKFYLKDVNVKE, via the coding sequence ATGGAATCTCTGGAATATGGTTTTGAGACACAAATTTGTAATCAAAGCAGCCCACATTGCGGGGGTAAAAAATGTTCTAGCAGATCAACTGAGCAGGATCAAAGTAAGACCAACAGAATGGTCTCTGAACAAGGCAGTGATAAACAAGATTTTCTTGGAATGGGGATCACCAACAATAGATCTGTTTGCCTCGGCTCAGAATCACAAGTGTCCAGTGTTTTGTGCTTGGGATCAAGATCCAACAGCACTGACACAGGATGCCCTAGCAATCGGATGGGACAGGATGTTTGCTTATGCTTACCCTCCTCTATCCCTAATTCCGAAAGTGTTACAACACATGATAGATTATCAATGCGAGATGATTCTAATAGCACCTTTTTGGCCAAAACAATGGTGGTATCCACAGTTACTACAACGGTTGATAGCACAACCCCTACTATTACCTCAATGGGAAAATCTGCTAGAACAAGGTCAGGGAAGATTAAAAATAGTTCATCCAAATCCAGAGATATTCAACCTGACTGCATGGCGAATATCGACAAACAATTTAAAGCAAAAGGCTTTTCAGAAAACACTAGAAAATTATTATCTGCCTCATGGAGATCTGGTACACACAAAGACTACAAATGTAAATTTAGACAATTCAGTAGCTGGTGTAATCAATGGAAAATTGATCCATATGTTGCAACTTTAGAAGAGTGTGCAAATTTTTTAGCATCTTTATTTGATAAGGGGTTAAAATATAGAACAATTGCAGGATACCGATCAATGTTATCCTCTGTGTTGCCTCCTGTTGATAAGACACCAGTAGGACAACATCCTTACATTATCAGACTTTTAAGAGGGGTGTTTAACAGTAGACCACCTGAGCGCAAATTGCTGCCAGAATGGGATTTACCACTTGTTTTGGACATGTTCAAGAAACCTCCTTTTACTCCGATGAGATTAGCTAGCCTTAAGCATCTTACATGGAAAACTGCCTTTTTAATAGCTATTACAACTTTTCGAAGGTGTAGTGACTTACAAGCTTTAAAACTAGGCGAAGGCTCTGTCAATATTCAAGAAAAAGGAGTTACTTTTTTGAGACATGGTTTAGCTAAACAAGATAGAGCTTATCATgacaattcaaaaattttcataCCAGCTTTTCCAGAGAGCAAATTATTAGATCCAAAAAGAACTCTTTACATGTATCTGAAAAGAACAGATGAACTGAGACAAAATGGGGAAAAACaagaatttaaattgtttttatcaattaacAAGCCTCATAAACCAGTAACAGCTCAAACAATATCACATTGGATAGTGAAAACTATCAAGATGGCTTACAAGCAGAATAAAAAGCAAATAGGCAAAGTAAGAGGTCATTCAACTAGGTCAATAGGACCATCATGGGCCCTTTTTAAGGGAGTTAGTATGAAAAATGTGTTGGATAGTGCAGATTGGGCAAAATCCACAACATTTACTAAGttctatttaaaagatgttAATGTAAAAGAATGA
- the LOC134709431 gene encoding serum amyloid A protein-like, translating into MKGFTLLLVLSLILVFYVDDMHAWFGSSSSGSSGSRSSGSSNRSSMSRSRTSWWRGSSVKSKTQAVINKVKDKTQAVINKLKDKINRAKEYSKGSKEMVKSYIDMRKSNVIGADKYFHAKGNYNAAKQGPGGVKAAEDISDIREKTDKMRYKVENTLGLMSDKEYKEKLADSDKDREANQWGRSGGDPNIKYRVNGIPDNLKK; encoded by the exons ATGAAAGGTTTTACACTCCTACTTGTGTTGTCTCTAATACTTGTCTTCTACGTTGATGACATGCATGCGTGGTTTGGAAGTTCAAGCTCAGGTTCCAGTGGTTCTAGAAGCTCAGGTTCTTCAAATCGTAGTAGTATGTCAAGGTCAAGAACAAGCTGGTGGAGAGGATCATCGGTGAAATCAAAAACGCAGGCAGTCATCAATAAAGTTAAAGATAAAACACAGGCagttattaataaattaaaagataagatAAATCGGGCAAAGGAATATTCAAAAGGATCAAAGGAAATGGTGAAGTCGTATAT aGATATGCGAAAATCAAACGTGATTGGTGCAGACAAGTACTTTCACGCGAAAGGAAATTATAATGCGGCAAAGCAAGGCCCAGGCGGTGTAAAAGCAGCAGAAGATATTAG tGATATAAGAGAGAAAACAGATAAGATGAGATATAAGGTAGAAAATACACTTGGATTAATGAGTGATAAGGAGTACAAAGAGAAACTTGCAGATTCAGACAAAGATCGGGAAGCAAATCAGTGGGGAAGATCTGGAGGAGATCCGAATATAAAGTATCGTGTAAATGGAATTCCAGACAACTTAAAGAAGTAA